A single genomic interval of Pantanalinema sp. harbors:
- a CDS encoding type II secretion system F family protein yields MAEQKYFEYVAQSGETVRRATITATDERMVRAILREQGMTPIEIKRVKARVEEEEASFGAPGGLYGREKKRSYYYIAIPTDGGENVHGEIIASNDREARQQLRERGLIPSKVEIKRLWHDLMMAGKVSTVAEIRAHARESSRPATFGRRVALLLNRRIGLKDMLFYASQLATMNEAGLSFAQSMDILSGLITNQRLRIIHEVVRQQVMEGVSLADAYRNFENELPRIFIELITVGEASGNLEHTLNRMVTYMEKQLEIQGKIRSAMTYPLIMIGLITAIVLGLTIFVVPTFVQLFDSFKVEVPVTTRMLLGFSWFVTHHWYLLPVPPVGIFLLWKGVLATKFGRQFYDLWEYRFPIFGKLVYKITISRILHNLALFLNCGITILSAIELTQQSIGNAYTSIKLEGIRVGVSQGMRLSSLFEGTELFPPMVNYLLIAGEESGSIDELLERGAKYVDQEVDASIKTLTSAIEPMLTVVVAGVVLFVVGSLYLPLVGLMKGGAGGAGGM; encoded by the coding sequence ATGGCCGAGCAAAAGTACTTCGAATACGTCGCCCAGTCCGGCGAGACTGTCCGGCGCGCCACCATCACGGCCACGGACGAGCGGATGGTGCGCGCCATCCTGCGCGAGCAGGGCATGACCCCCATCGAGATCAAGCGGGTCAAGGCCCGGGTCGAGGAGGAGGAGGCGTCCTTCGGCGCGCCCGGTGGGCTCTACGGCCGCGAGAAGAAGCGATCCTACTATTACATCGCGATCCCGACCGACGGCGGCGAGAACGTGCACGGCGAGATCATCGCCTCCAACGATCGCGAGGCCCGCCAGCAGCTTCGCGAGCGCGGCCTGATCCCCTCCAAGGTCGAGATCAAGCGGCTCTGGCACGACCTGATGATGGCAGGCAAGGTCTCCACGGTCGCCGAGATCCGCGCCCATGCGCGCGAGTCCAGCCGGCCTGCGACCTTCGGCCGCCGCGTCGCGCTGCTGCTCAACCGTCGCATCGGCCTCAAGGACATGCTCTTCTACGCGTCCCAGCTCGCCACCATGAACGAGGCGGGGCTCTCCTTCGCGCAATCCATGGACATCCTCTCGGGCCTCATCACCAACCAGCGCCTGCGGATCATCCACGAGGTCGTGCGCCAGCAGGTGATGGAGGGCGTCTCGCTCGCCGACGCGTATCGCAACTTCGAGAACGAACTGCCGCGCATCTTCATCGAGCTGATCACCGTCGGGGAGGCGAGCGGAAACCTCGAGCACACCCTGAACCGCATGGTGACCTACATGGAAAAGCAGCTCGAGATCCAGGGGAAGATCCGCTCGGCCATGACCTACCCGCTGATCATGATCGGCCTGATCACGGCGATCGTGCTGGGCCTGACGATCTTCGTGGTGCCGACCTTCGTCCAGCTCTTCGACTCCTTCAAGGTCGAGGTGCCGGTCACCACCAGGATGCTGCTCGGCTTCAGCTGGTTCGTCACCCACCACTGGTACCTGTTGCCGGTTCCCCCCGTGGGGATCTTCCTGCTGTGGAAGGGGGTCCTTGCGACCAAGTTCGGTCGGCAGTTCTACGACCTGTGGGAGTATCGCTTCCCGATCTTCGGCAAGCTGGTCTACAAGATCACCATCTCCCGGATTCTTCACAACCTGGCGCTCTTTCTGAACTGCGGCATCACCATCCTCAGCGCGATCGAGCTCACGCAGCAGTCCATCGGCAACGCCTACACCTCGATCAAGCTGGAGGGCATCCGGGTGGGCGTGTCCCAGGGCATGCGCCTGTCGTCTCTCTTCGAGGGGACCGAGCTCTTCCCGCCGATGGTCAACTACCTGCTCATCGCGGGCGAGGAGTCGGGCTCCATCGACGAGCTGCTGGAGCGGGGCGCCAAGTATGTTGACCAGGAGGTCGACGCCTCGATCAAGACGCTCACCAGCGCGATCGAGCCCATGCTGACCGTGGTGGTGGCGGGGGTGGTCCTGTTCGTGGTGGGCAGCCTCTACCTTCCGCTCGTCGGCCTGATGAAGGGCGGCGCCGGCGGCGCCGGGGGGATGTGA
- a CDS encoding type II secretion system protein yields MQGRQRGFTLMELTLTVAIAMVMLAGSMWALKQHNAEARVQQSKVTLATLRTQIASFRYRVGRFPKRSEIYANGFIPGMASVSEAVSGVPLVYLTGEATPSWGGWLYDEASGIVAPNLDPVRHPGDLPSLW; encoded by the coding sequence ATGCAAGGCAGACAGCGGGGCTTCACCCTCATGGAGCTCACCCTCACGGTTGCGATCGCCATGGTGATGCTCGCGGGCAGCATGTGGGCGCTCAAGCAACACAACGCCGAGGCGCGGGTCCAGCAGAGCAAGGTGACGCTCGCCACCCTGCGCACCCAGATCGCGAGCTTCCGCTACCGGGTGGGGCGCTTCCCGAAGCGCTCGGAGATCTACGCCAACGGCTTCATCCCCGGGATGGCGAGCGTCTCCGAGGCCGTGAGCGGCGTGCCCCTCGTCTACCTGACGGGGGAGGCGACGCCGAGCTGGGGAGGCTGGCTGTACGACGAGGCGAGCGGCATCGTGGCGCCCAACCTCGATCCCGTGCGTCATCCCGGCGACCTTCCGTCCCTCTGGTGA
- the pilM gene encoding pilus assembly protein PilM yields MRTPKGYVGLYVTSDKIEAVLPASIDGSIEETYTYPLPPGLITDEGGVESSDDLGAALKEAWKALGLRTKRVVLILNSRQAIVRLVRLPHLPLNQLNHAILSEAEQFALFRNDAPMVDYFVASQEGDFIQVCYGAAAETLLKPYEAAIKTAGLRLAGVDLVQMAGQRGMAYYHPPDDAPWIGVLLIPQRLIVTAWIEGKLAAVRELVLPERDNISMELVALNYLPDAVRSVAGVSLGEEPRLVIGAQRPEDARELASHAEAHIKLPICIAEPAELDPDLDLPSCVALGAGLWGRSDTLPSFNLVKGKAPAVELPSLSFKIPLDVVKDRAQQVAMPALVGVTGLALLGGAGWLWSQNAAGKVQDLKGKIAAARTESLSLETELKKSEAPPQVEVLRQWIPHHAETRFAADLVSKLRGIVPADTWIGTVSYVSGREVRLQGAALSQTSCLYFADQLGAIDAVAQVRILRLEKQGETYTFELQAQLGQKYRTDVLP; encoded by the coding sequence GTGAGAACACCAAAAGGTTATGTTGGTCTCTATGTCACGAGCGACAAGATCGAGGCGGTGCTTCCCGCTTCGATCGATGGCTCCATCGAAGAGACCTACACCTACCCCCTACCCCCCGGTCTCATCACCGACGAGGGGGGCGTCGAGTCGTCCGACGATCTGGGCGCGGCCCTCAAGGAGGCGTGGAAGGCTCTCGGCCTGCGCACCAAGCGGGTCGTTCTGATCCTCAACTCGCGCCAGGCCATCGTGCGCCTGGTCCGTCTGCCTCACCTGCCCCTCAATCAGCTGAACCACGCCATCCTCTCCGAGGCCGAGCAGTTCGCCCTCTTCCGCAACGACGCCCCCATGGTCGATTACTTCGTCGCCAGCCAGGAGGGGGATTTCATCCAGGTCTGTTACGGAGCGGCCGCCGAAACCCTCCTCAAGCCCTATGAAGCCGCCATCAAGACGGCCGGCCTGCGTCTGGCCGGGGTGGACCTGGTGCAGATGGCGGGTCAGCGCGGCATGGCCTACTACCACCCGCCCGACGATGCCCCCTGGATCGGCGTCCTGCTCATCCCGCAGCGCCTGATCGTCACGGCCTGGATCGAGGGCAAGCTCGCGGCGGTTCGCGAGCTGGTGCTGCCCGAGCGGGACAACATCTCCATGGAGCTGGTCGCGCTCAACTACCTGCCGGATGCGGTGCGCTCGGTCGCGGGCGTCAGCCTCGGCGAGGAGCCGCGCCTGGTCATCGGCGCCCAGCGCCCCGAGGACGCCCGCGAGCTCGCCTCGCACGCCGAGGCCCACATCAAGCTGCCCATCTGCATCGCCGAGCCGGCCGAGCTGGACCCGGACCTGGATCTGCCCTCGTGCGTGGCGCTCGGCGCCGGCCTCTGGGGCCGCAGCGACACCCTCCCCTCCTTCAACCTCGTCAAGGGCAAGGCGCCGGCCGTCGAGCTCCCCAGCCTCTCCTTCAAGATCCCGCTGGACGTGGTCAAGGATCGCGCGCAGCAGGTGGCGATGCCCGCGCTGGTCGGGGTGACCGGGCTCGCCCTGCTGGGTGGGGCCGGCTGGCTCTGGTCGCAGAACGCGGCGGGTAAGGTGCAGGACCTCAAGGGCAAGATCGCGGCCGCCCGCACCGAGAGCCTCTCGCTGGAAACCGAGCTCAAGAAGTCCGAGGCTCCGCCCCAGGTCGAGGTGCTGCGCCAGTGGATCCCGCACCACGCTGAGACGCGCTTCGCCGCGGACCTGGTCTCGAAGCTCAGGGGGATCGTGCCGGCCGACACCTGGATCGGCACCGTCTCCTACGTCTCCGGCCGCGAGGTGCGCCTGCAGGGGGCGGCGCTGAGCCAGACGTCGTGCCTTTACTTCGCCGATCAGCTCGGAGCGATCGATGCCGTCGCCCAGGTCCGAATCCTCAGGCTCGAGAAGCAGGGCGAGACCTACACCTTCGAACTCCAGGCGCAGCTGGGTCAGAAGTATCGAACGGACGTGCTGCCATGA
- a CDS encoding GspE/PulE family protein: MDQAAASSGTGGLRKKMIGEWLCNLGLISPFQLSEALSTQQESGERIGQILIQKGYLNERELSEILTLQEVLATKSSLLDFPIEAETIALIPEAFARKNLLVPLMKVGRRLIIATRNIDDPKLLDHLSLLTGYIVVPIGFREEDLSAALGRFYEDRSRRVDDTIERAIKRTGAGRDDGRRQQAQDISASTEVDAPIVELVNSILTDAVERGAADIAFDPTEDGLAIRMRSDGVMTTVLKLPRAIEASVITRIKVMAGMNITEKRRPQDGRFSVVVNGEKIDFRTSCIATHWGERISMRILRTRSILHGLDNLGFSQRDRDTLEQILLSPIGVILVTGPTGSGKTTTLYAVLQQFDRESDSIITIEDPVEYPVPGIAQIQVNPKIDLNFSSALRTVLRQDPDVIMVGEIRDLETLETATSAAMTGHLVLSTLHTNDAVSTVTRMIEMGIPPYVVGGTVSGIVAQRLIRCVCSACKTTRSATVKEKAFLNVPVEEELTLAVGTGCERCNGTGYKGQLGVFEILRITRPIQSLISRGEPSTVIQDEANRLGMNSLLDDAKEKVLKGLSTVDEVIRCLGTGTN; this comes from the coding sequence ATGGATCAGGCGGCGGCCTCGAGCGGCACGGGCGGGCTGCGGAAGAAGATGATCGGCGAGTGGCTGTGCAACCTCGGCCTGATCTCGCCCTTCCAGCTCTCGGAAGCCCTCAGCACGCAGCAGGAGAGCGGAGAGCGCATCGGTCAGATCCTCATCCAGAAGGGGTATCTGAACGAGCGAGAGCTCTCCGAGATCCTGACGCTGCAGGAGGTGCTGGCGACCAAGTCCTCGCTCCTGGACTTCCCCATCGAGGCCGAGACGATCGCCCTCATCCCCGAGGCCTTCGCCCGCAAGAACCTGCTGGTCCCCCTCATGAAGGTGGGGCGCCGCCTCATCATCGCGACCCGCAACATCGACGACCCCAAGCTGCTCGACCACCTCTCGCTGCTCACGGGCTACATCGTGGTGCCGATCGGCTTCCGCGAGGAGGACCTCAGCGCTGCGCTCGGCCGCTTCTACGAGGATCGCTCGCGCCGGGTGGACGACACCATCGAGCGCGCGATCAAGCGCACCGGGGCCGGGCGCGACGACGGCCGCCGCCAGCAGGCGCAGGACATCTCGGCCAGCACCGAGGTGGACGCGCCGATCGTCGAGCTGGTCAACTCGATCCTGACGGACGCGGTCGAGCGAGGTGCCGCCGACATCGCCTTCGACCCCACCGAGGACGGGCTCGCGATCCGCATGCGCAGCGACGGCGTCATGACGACCGTTCTCAAGCTGCCCCGCGCCATCGAGGCGTCGGTGATCACCCGCATCAAGGTCATGGCGGGGATGAACATCACCGAGAAGCGCCGCCCCCAGGACGGACGTTTCTCGGTCGTGGTCAACGGCGAGAAGATCGACTTTCGTACCTCGTGCATCGCCACCCACTGGGGCGAGCGCATCTCCATGCGAATCCTGCGCACCCGCTCGATCCTGCACGGACTCGATAACCTGGGGTTCTCCCAGCGCGATCGCGACACCCTCGAGCAGATCCTCCTGAGCCCCATCGGGGTCATCCTCGTCACAGGTCCCACGGGCAGCGGCAAGACGACCACCCTCTACGCGGTGCTCCAGCAGTTCGATCGCGAGTCGGACAGCATCATCACCATCGAGGACCCGGTCGAGTACCCGGTGCCGGGGATCGCCCAGATCCAGGTCAACCCCAAGATCGACCTGAACTTCTCGAGCGCCCTGCGCACCGTGCTGCGCCAGGATCCCGACGTCATCATGGTGGGTGAGATCCGCGACCTGGAGACCCTCGAGACCGCGACCAGCGCGGCGATGACCGGTCACCTGGTGCTCTCGACCCTTCACACCAACGACGCGGTCAGCACCGTGACCCGCATGATCGAGATGGGCATCCCCCCCTACGTGGTGGGGGGCACCGTCTCGGGCATCGTCGCCCAGCGCCTGATCCGATGCGTCTGCAGCGCGTGCAAGACGACGCGCAGCGCCACCGTCAAGGAGAAGGCGTTCCTGAACGTCCCCGTCGAGGAGGAGCTGACGCTCGCGGTCGGGACGGGCTGCGAGCGCTGCAACGGCACGGGCTACAAGGGCCAGCTCGGCGTCTTCGAGATCCTGCGCATCACCCGCCCCATCCAGAGCCTGATCAGCCGCGGTGAGCCGAGCACCGTCATCCAGGACGAGGCGAACCGCCTGGGGATGAACTCCCTGCTGGACGACGCCAAGGAGAAGGTTCTCAAGGGCCTCTCGACCGTGGACGAGGTCATCCGCTGCCTGGGCACCGGCACCAACTAG